From Melospiza melodia melodia isolate bMelMel2 chromosome 19, bMelMel2.pri, whole genome shotgun sequence, one genomic window encodes:
- the RBM12 gene encoding RNA-binding protein 12: MAVVIRLQGLPIVAGTMDIRHFFSGLTIPDGGVHIVGGELGEAFIVFATDEDARLGMMRTGGTIKGSKVTLLLSSKTEMQNMIELSRRRFETANLDMPPANASRSGPPPSSGMSGRVNLPTTVPNFNNPSPSVVTASTTVHESNKNIPTFSTASIGTAPPNLGSTFGSPTFSSTIPSTASPMNTVPPPPIPPIPAMPSLPPMPSIPPIPVPPPVPTLPPVPPVPPIPPVPPVPPMTPLPPISGMPPMNPPPVAPLPTGVNGSGAAVNMNSGLNPLFIGPMNPVNPIQMNSQGSVKPIPINPDDLYVSVHGMPFTATESDVKDFFLGLRVDAVHMLKDHVGRNNGNGLVKFFSPQDTFEALKRNRMLMIQRYVEVSPATERQWVAAGGHITFKQTMGPSGQAHPPPQAHPRSKSPSGQKRSRSRSPHEHGFCVYLKGLPFESENKHVIDFFKKLDIVEDSIYIAYGPNGKAIGEGFVEFRNEADYKAALCHHKQYIGNRFIQVHPITKKAMLEKIDMIRKRLQNFSYDQREILMNAEGESGLQKLCAHISNIPYNITKIEILQFLEGLAVEENSVQILLDNNGQGLGQALVQFKAEDDARKAERLHRKKLNGRDVNLRLITVEEMRDIERNPASQGKKILKIPIQGNAAVPGAQGPGGDEHAFLGGNAKEANNGPPFNFPGNFSGSGTFGPPLPPPGIGGFPDSRPGIPTVATSGLPGASIEVPGFAGGPANLSGPAGFAGGPQTFGNGPGNLSGPPAFGAGPPAIASGLGHLSGPPGFGPGPGNIHIGGPPGFGTGSGKPGPTVIKVQNMPFTVSVDEILDFFYGYQVIPGSVCLKYNEKGMPTGEAMVAFESRDEAMAAVVDLNDRPIGSRKVKLVLG, from the coding sequence ATGGCTGTGGTCATCCGCTTGCAAGGTCTCCCGATTGTGGCGGGGACCATGGACATTCGCCACTTCTTCTCTGGATTGACCATTCCTGATGGGGGCGTGCATATTGTAGGGGGTGAACTGGGTGAGGCTTTCATCGTTTTTGCCACTGATGAAGATGCAAGGCTTGGTATGATGCGCACAGGTGGTACAATTAAAGGGTCAAAAGTAACGTTGTTGCTGAGCAGTAAAACTGAAATGCAGAATATGATAGAGCTCAGTCGTAGGCGTTTTGAAACTGCCAATCTAGATATGCCTCCAGCAAATGCTAGCAGGTCAGGACCACCACCTAGTTCTGGAATGAGTGGAAGAGTTAACTTACCTACTACTGTACCTAACTTTAATAATCCTTCTCCTAGTGTAGTAACTGCTTCTACTACCGTGCATGAAAGCAATAAAAACATACCCACATTTTCTACTGCCAGTATTGGCACTGCACCTCCAAATCTTGGGAGTACCTTTGGTAGTCCAACATTTAGCTCAACCATACCTAGCACAGCATCCCCAATGAACACAGTACCTCCTCCACCAATCCCTCCAATTCCAGCTATGCCATCTTTGCCACCAATGCCTTCTATTCCCCCTATACCTGTTCCACCTCCTGTACCCACACTGCCTCCCGTTCCTCCAGTTCCTCCAataccccctgtgccccctgtacCTCCAATGACGCCTCTGCCTCCCATATCAGGAATGCCTCCTATGAATCCTCCACCTGTAGCACCCTTACCCACTGGAGTTAATGGGTCTGGAGCAGCAGTGAATATGAACAGCGGCTTGAATCCATTGTTTATTGGTCCCATGAATCCTGTAAATCCTATCCAGATGAATTCTCAAGGTAGTGTCAAGCCAATTCCAATCAATCCAGATGATTTGTATGTCAGCGTTCATGGAATGCCCTTTACTGCAACAGAATCTGACGTGAAAGACTTTTTCCTTGGGCTCCGTGTGGATGCAGTCCATATGCTGAAGGATCATGTAGGTCGAAATAATGGAAATGGACTAGTTAAGTTTTTTTCTCCTCAAGATACATTTGAAGCACTGAAGCGAAACAGAATGCTAATGATTCAGCGCTATGTTGAAGTTAGTCCTGCAACAGAGAGACAGTGGGTAGCTGCTGGAGGCCACATAACTTTCAAGCAAACCATGGGTCCCTCTGGGCAGGCAcatcctcctccccaggctcatCCTAGGTCCAAATCTCCCAGTGGACAGAAAAGGTCGCGGTCAAGATCTCCCCATGAGCACGGTTTCTGTGTTTATTTGAAAGGTCTTCCCTTTGAATCAGAGAACAAACATgtgatagatttttttaaaaagctggaTATAGTTGAGGACAGCATTTATATAGCTTATGGACCCAATGGGAAGGCAATTGGGGAGGGGTTTGTTGAGTTTAGGAATGAAGCTGATTATAAAGCAGCTCTGTGTCATCATAAGCAGTACATAGGGAATCGCTTCATTCAGGTACATCCAATTACTAAAAAGGCAATGTTAGAAAAGATAGATATGATTCGTAAAAGATTGCAGAACTTCAGCTATGACCAGAGAGAAATTCTGATGAATGCTGAGGGAGAATCAGGCTTGCAAAAACTGTGTGCGCATATATCTAATATTCCATACAATATAACAAAAATTGAAATACTTCAGTTTCTAGAGGGACTGGCAGTGGAAGAAAACTCTGTGCAAATTCTTCTTGATAATAATGGGCAAGGTTTAGGACAAGCACTGGTTCAGTTTAAAGCCGAAGATGATGCTCGTAAGGCAGAACGCTTGCACCGTAAAAAGCTGAATGGAAGAGATGTTAATTTGCGTTTGATAACTGTAGAAGAAATGAGAGATATTGAGAGAAACCCAGCATCTCAAGGAAAAAAGATCCTGAAAATACCGATCCAGGGAaatgcagctgtgccaggagcacaGGGCCCTGGTGGGGATGAGCATGCCTTCTTGGGGGGAAATGCTAAAGAAGCAAATAATGGTCCTCCGTTTAATTTCCCTGGTAATTTCAGTGGGTCTGGCACATTTGGTCCCCCTTTACCGCCACCTGGAATAGGTGGCTTTCCTGATTCTAGACCAGGAATACCAACAGTTGCAACTAGTGGTTTACCTGGTGCAAGTATTGAGGTACCAGGTTTTGCAGGGGGTCCTGCTAATTTGAGTGGACCAGCAGGTTTTGCAGGGGGTCCTCAGACGTTTGGTAATGGTCCTGGCAATTTAAGTGGGCCCCCTGCCTTTGGTGCTGGTCCTCCAGCAATTGCTAGTGGTCTTGGACATTTGAGTGGACCTCCAGGGTTTGGACCTGGACCAGGAAACATACATATTGGTGGACCCCCAGGTTTTGGAACAGGGTCTGGGAAGCCAGGGCCGACGGTCATTAAAGTACAGAATATGCCCTTTACCGTTTCGGTGGATGAAATTTTGGATTTCTTTTATGGTTACCAAGTGATCCCTGGTTCAGTGTGCttaaaatataatgaaaaaggCATGCCAACTGGAGAAGCAATGGTTGCATTTGAGTCTCGTGATGAAGCTATGGCGGCTGTTGTTGATTTAAATGACAGGCCTATAGGTTCCAGGAAAGTAAAACTTGTATTAGGGTAG